aaatagagtaatcaaaatacaaaaaataataaaaagataataacagaagtcagagtacaagaaattatagtgcactaatgcgcctactaatacgtaAGAATAacaagactatgtactagccttctaccctaatatggagAAAACAATTTAAAAGGCATTTACTACTGCACTACACTCTAAAATGTAATTTTAGACTAAATAATTCGAATGAACCCTCCCACAGCTTAGATCCGCCCCTGCTTGTCATAGGACCACAAAATAGGCAAAGTTTGAATGGAATCCCTTTTTACTGTTGACTGCATAATTCCTTGATAAGCTCGCTGGCACTAAGAACCAAACTATGTTTTGGGGAAATACTACTCAACCATTACTCATGCCAACGCACTAGTGTGACATTTGAATTGAGAAAATTACATTTATAATCGTccatcaaattaaaataatagtaagtaaatatatattctttttgtatattattatataatatacataaaatatactttataattataacaataatatatattttatatttgtttgacTAAcagatttaattattttgatcaaCCAATCAAATACATTACTTGATCGTTTAAATTTGTATTGTGTATGCACATTAAGAGGGATGATTTGCAAGAATGACATCTATAAGGAATGGTCCTTGCATTAGCCGGGGCAATAAATTTTTGCCCATTATTAGAGAGCAGTTCGGGATATTTCAATAAGTCAAAGATAAAGTATGATTTTAATCAGGGAATTcagattttataaaaatatactatAGCAAGCTTGTGTTTCAAGTCAAGGATATTCAACTCTTATATTTATCatgcattatattatattttatttataatatacatgtatataatagCAAAATTATTTAAGCAAGAGTTATCATATGAACCTCCTTGCTTCAATGTGGCTCCGCCACTAATCAGAAATAGTGAACTTGATTAATTGTCCGGTAACAAGTTCTTCCTCATAAGCGAAAATCGTTTTATGTTGCTCAATCGTTCACATGCAAGTCAATACAATTGGAACTCTTGCCTAGTATGCAACACATCACACCATTTCATTGTCGGTAGCTTCTTGAAATGCCGCCCAATAGACAATATAAAAGCTAAATTCCAGAGTGGTGATTAGCAAAATTTGGTTAAAAGAATTGTATTAGctgatatataaattttaaaaagggatCCCAAAAATTTATTTCGaaattatctttcttttatCTATTACACCAAACGTGTTCTTAATGATAGTGTTGTAAAAGAAGCAGGGAAAGATTTATACAGCTTCTCTAGAATCTTTACTCAACGATTCAGACAACTTTTGCAGTAAATCCCATCCTTAAAGGAGCATGTGAAGAAGCCGGTAATACGCCATAAAATAATGTACAAGAAATAAATTATATGTTCTCATTTATTTTATCATCAACAGTTAGCATACATATAAATGtgcatatttataaataaacagtactcgtatatttaatttatatacatattCATAGAGAGATGGAGAGAGAACTTCCCATATATGCATTTAGGTAAGACTGGAAAATTACAATTTACCCTTGTACAGAGCTAGTTACAAAGATGTACAAGGCCTTAAAAGCCAAAGAGAAAAGGAGCAAAAAAGCTTCTCTTTTCcaccttttcttttttataactTCTTTGTTATATTTGATAAAAGGAAAATGCATTATATGCATCATTAAGTCCACATTCACTTTGGACAATTCTTAGTTCCTTAGAGATGCTTTCATCTCCTCAATTTGTCTTCGAAGTCTAAATTGTCTTCTTAACGACAACTTTTTCCACTCTACCAAACGTCGCAGAAACACCATAACCTGTGAAGTCAATCAGAAAAAACATAAAAGTTAATTAACAAATTCAAAATATGGGCTACGTGGCGTAAATATTTTCTCCCAGAAGACATAGATCGCAATTATTCCTACTATTTGATTCTTTGAAATTCCAACTAATTCTCACCTCAGATGGTTCTTGCAAAGAATAAGATGCATGTGTGTCTTTTGGAGTTTTGGAGACAAGAATGCCAAAACCTTGATCTCTTTCTCTTAGGACCTATATAAACAAAGATTAAATGTAGGATTAGTAACTAAGGAAAACTGAATAAAAAGTAAAAGGACAAAATTAGAAGATCTTGTAAACATAAAAGGCAACAAAacaaaaacattaaaaaatatataggaACATAGGATACCTTGAAAGCATCTTCATCGGTTCGATCATCGCCAATATATACAGGAAAGACATCAGTACAGTTAGCATATCCTGTTAAGAGAGGTTTCATTATCAAAGTTAGCATCAAAAcaattgttttctcttttttatacTTCAATAATTTATTCTCCTCCGTCtctaatgaaataaaaaatatactagTACCTAGTACTAATAATACAACAACAGCTAACATATTTAATGGAATTCCAGAAGTGGGAGCAGGTGTGCGAAGGAGACAGTGTACACACATCTTACCACCGCCTCGAGAAGGTATAAAGACTGTTTCCGAATAGTTTGtactaataaataaaaagaaattagacAGTACTTACCAAGGGATTCAAGCAAGAATTCAAGAGCTTTCCCCTTGTCCCATTTAATAGTTGGACGAACCTCTAATACTTTTCTTCCTTGTGTCAATCGAAGCTTTGGGTATTCTTTAAGCACTGATCTTACTTGTTGTGCTAGTTCACCCCATTTCTGTTAACATCAACAACAACCTAAATCagatctttttttaaaaaaaggttaAATAATTCACTATATTATTTTAAGCTTTTTAACTCATGCTTTGTCTGATGGGCcataataataatgattatgTAACAGAATATTTGTAGTGGTTTATTATACCTTTTCATCAACACAGCGGAAATGTACAGAGACACAAAACTTGTTATTCTCCACTATAACTCCTTCTGTCGACTTTGTTATATCCACAAGTTCTTTGTAAACCTCATCAATCATAGGGAGAAATTCACTTGCTGGTTGGAAAAGAACAGCTTGAGCTCCCTGCAAATTAAAATTTCTGTCATGAATTTGGGTAAATATTGACAAGAAAAAAAGGACAAAGTAGTACTAGCCTATGTTGTTCGAActctccaaaaatatttttatatctaTGGCGAATCctccaaaaatacactacttttgaAGGATTCGGCATGCATTCGTCGACATTATTGAAGAGTTTGAGCAACATATATACTAGTTAGTCATAACGGAAGATGCTCTGAATGTAGAAAGACAAGTTAACTCACTTTCTTGTATTTGGAACCTTTTGATGGTCCTTTTATATCCATTCCATGGCTACCAGCATAGTACAACTCTGCCAATCGTACAAAACTGTATACCTATAACAATACAATCACCAAAAGTTTTACAATTTCATAAAAtggaaatgaaaaaagaaagcaAGACAACACCATAGATAGAAgtcagaaaagaaaaagaaatatacCTTGTCTCTGCACCTCCCACTCACTATTGCAGTAGGGAAATATCTAGCAAGCTTTCTAACTGTTGCTCTCATCTGATATATATGCAAACAAGTAGGATGgataattaatgaaaatgatttttctttaaaggaaaaaagagaaGTAGTCTAAAAACTTACAGCATCAGACATGAAAGCTTGATCAGGGTCCTCAACAATGGGGGAAAGAGTGCCATCATAGTCTAAAAACATCACAATTTGCTTTCCCTTTGAAGCACTGATTATCTGCTCAAACATATCTAGTGCTGATGGATGTTGCACCTGCTTCATTCATCAACTATCAGAAAacaccttcttcttcttttcttttcaatctTATTTATCTCACAATGGCACAATCAATTACGTTGttacacaacaacaataacatacacAGTGTAATAGCACAAAGTGATGCCTTAGAGGTAGAAACATTGTTTCCGACAGACAATTACATCATTACGCAATTACAGAAAAAACATAAAGAAAGTCCCAAATATACGAGCTTTTGCCATTATCCACAGAAAGAttaatacatatatgtggtgGTCATTATTCTCTGTGTAATAATATTTCTATAGTATAACTGcatgaaagttttttttttctttaagcttACCAtccaagaattcaagtcatctgAAAGAGCAGGACTGGACTTGTGATGAGTAGGAGAGGAAGATCTCATTGATTCAACCCAACAGTTAATTCTAGTACTATTATTCCCACTGATTTCAAGAAGTGTCTTTCTTGAAATTGCGATGCAACTCCCCGGCTTCGGTGGCGGCTTCTGAGCTGCCGTTGTGAACAGAGCCGACGAGTTCGACACCGGTACCTTCACTGGTATTGTCAAATTAATACCGGATTTTGGATCGGATACTACCACATTCTGCTGAGTCATTGTCACCCCTTCAAACCAAAAACACACAATATAAGtccatattcatttttttaaaagactctttttttctttacaaaatCGAAAATTAAGACCAACCCATTTGAGGAAACTAGAAAAATATTCAATCTTTTACCTAAATTCGTTCAAGTAATCAGTTAATGCTATATTGAAATACAATCTTGAAGAACAGAGAAAGCAGTGTGTGTACTCTGTTTTTGTGGGAATGGGAATGAGAATTTAGAGgaataatttgattgaaaataagAGAAGTAAAGGCAAGAAGAGTTTCCTTTCCTTTACTAGTTActagaagaaagaaagaaagagagggGAAGACAAATTGGGATTGGAATAGGAGAAAGAGATGAAGAGCGGTTGTCTGTGTGAAGAGATTTGGGACGGTTTGGTTTATTTTATAGTTGTAACTAGACACTAACGGACAAAGGTAATGCCCCCTTCTAAGACAGCCCCCCACCCCACTACTCCATTTGTGGGTCCTACAGACATATAAAAACATAATGTAAGTTAATATTCAGAGTCACCAAATAAAATTAACTATTCTTGGTTGATTGAAAATAAGTTTGCTAAACTAAGATATTATCCTTTCCCTTTCAGTTAATTTGTCTGATTTTGATTTACAAGTTTTATTAGAATtaaatttttatcaaaaaagaaaaaaatacatttttttcttaaaattaaaaaggaaaaataagataataaatcaaaatagaaaaaatatatcattttcGTCATTACAATTAATGTCGCGATCactaaatttatatatatatatatatatatatatataaataaaagttgtgatctaaattatttttaaatataacaaATATACTTTTTTTGAATAGACTACTTCTACTAAGGAGGTAAAATTGAACAGAGAAAATATTTGATTgtagtataaatatttttaattttgattaattttgtGGGTTGGATCTTTGGAGGCAACTTGTGGGAGTGGAGAGTGCACCCCACAGGTTCAATATCTTGGAGAGTGTATTAAGTTCTTCTCTTGCCACGTGGTCCCACAAAACCTTATTGGCAATCCCTTCTCTCCGCCGTTTTAGCCGCCACCTTAACAGCCCCTCGAGCCACGTAGGATCATGCCACGTCGGTACCAATAGCTGAAGAACTGTCTGATGTGGCATATGCCACCACGTGGAACAGTTTTACCATCTCCAGAATTCACTACTCTACCAAGcaaattctttaatttcttGTACTATTTGTTTTTGTTCAAAATAGTATTGTAATATACAAGTATATATGTTAAAATATGTATTCATATTGTGCTCCCTCCCCAATCT
This Solanum dulcamara chromosome 1, daSolDulc1.2, whole genome shotgun sequence DNA region includes the following protein-coding sequences:
- the LOC129902551 gene encoding probable trehalose-phosphate phosphatase J isoform X2, whose protein sequence is MTQQNVVVSDPKSGINLTIPVKVPVSNSSALFTTAAQKPPPKPGSCIAISRKTLLEISGNNSTRINCWVESMRSSSPTHHKSSPALSDDLNSWMVQHPSALDMFEQIISASKGKQIVMFLDYDGTLSPIVEDPDQAFMSDAMRATVRKLARYFPTAIVSGRCRDKVYSFVRLAELYYAGSHGMDIKGPSKGSKYKKGAQAVLFQPASEFLPMIDEVYKELVDITKSTEGVIVENNKFCVSVHFRCVDEKKWGELAQQVRSVLKEYPKLRLTQGRKVLEVRPTIKWDKGKALEFLLESLGYANCTDVFPVYIGDDRTDEDAFKVLRERDQGFGILVSKTPKDTHASYSLQEPSEVMVFLRRLVEWKKLSLRRQFRLRRQIEEMKASLRN
- the LOC129902551 gene encoding probable trehalose-phosphate phosphatase J isoform X1; the encoded protein is MTQQNVVVSDPKSGINLTIPVKVPVSNSSALFTTAAQKPPPKPGSCIAISRKTLLEISGNNSTRINCWVESMRSSSPTHHKSSPALSDDLNSWMQVQHPSALDMFEQIISASKGKQIVMFLDYDGTLSPIVEDPDQAFMSDAMRATVRKLARYFPTAIVSGRCRDKVYSFVRLAELYYAGSHGMDIKGPSKGSKYKKGAQAVLFQPASEFLPMIDEVYKELVDITKSTEGVIVENNKFCVSVHFRCVDEKKWGELAQQVRSVLKEYPKLRLTQGRKVLEVRPTIKWDKGKALEFLLESLGYANCTDVFPVYIGDDRTDEDAFKVLRERDQGFGILVSKTPKDTHASYSLQEPSEVMVFLRRLVEWKKLSLRRQFRLRRQIEEMKASLRN